A stretch of Lutra lutra chromosome 9, mLutLut1.2, whole genome shotgun sequence DNA encodes these proteins:
- the NAT8 gene encoding N-acetyltransferase 8: protein MAPYHIRKYQESDRTQVLDLFFHALDEYGPASFRHILKLPRTLVLLLGVSLGLLLVSGSWLLALIASLTLLTALRFLCKYPWTKFTAECLRTDMSNITKSYLSEPGSCFWVAEAEGQVVGIVGALPVKERSLHKEQLELLHLCMALDHRRQGIAKALVRTVLQFARDQGYSQVVLTTSMLQHSALALYQRMGFQKLHQFSPLCWRLLAVPLVTFVYYLPSAQASWAHE from the coding sequence ATGGCTCCTTACCACATCCGCAAATACCAGGAGAGTGACCGCACACAGGTCCTGGACTTGTTCTTCCACGCACTGGATGAGTATGGCCCTGCCTCCTTCCGCCACATCCTAAAGCTTCCCCGAACCTTGGTGCTCTTGCTTGGGGTGTCCCTCGGcctcctcctggtctctggctcCTGGCTGCTGGCCCTCATAGCTAGCCTCACCCTCCTCACTGCTCTGAGATTCCTCTGCAAATACCCCTGGACCAAGTTTACAGCCGAGTGCTTGCGCACAGACATGTCCAACATCACCAAGTCCTACTTGAGTGAGCCCGGCTCCTGCTTCTGGGTGGCTGAGGCTGAGGGGCAGGTGGTGGGCATCGTGGGGGCGCTGCCTGTCAAGGAGCGCTCCCTGCACAAGGAGCAGTTGGAGCTGCTTCACCTGTGCATGGCCTTGGATCACCGACGTCAAGGGATAGCGAAAGCCCTGGTCAGGACTGTCCTCCAGTTTGCACGCGACCAGGGCTACAGCCAAGTCGTCCTCACCACCAGCATGCTGCAGCACTCAGCCTTGGCCCTCTACCAGCGCATGGGCTTCCAGAAGTTGCATCAGTTCTCCCCCCTGTGCTGGAGGCTACTTGCTGTTCCTTTGGTTACGTTTGTCTACTACCTGCCCTCTGCTCAGGCCTCGTGGGCACATGAGTAG